One genomic segment of Catalinimonas alkaloidigena includes these proteins:
- a CDS encoding BamA/TamA family outer membrane protein yields the protein MPVSAQSINWSDSTSEVSTDEKIENKRITIDKIFIIGNRRTKERIILRELNINEGEAFLYDELREIIKQDRRKLMNTQLFLDVKLSLIQLDENIADIIIRVTERWYTVPTPYFKLADRNFNVWISNQNRDWKRVEYGLKFFKYNFRGLNEQIYFAFQLGFTKQLALRYRIPYIDEAQKNGLEFGFSFSETANINYTTYEHRQIFTDSLNKASQSTIGLVGWRYRPSFYKNHFIEFRYNDVKITDTIRALNPQYFLNDGNRQQYLMLSYSFENDHRDFVGYPLNGYRWRAEISKLGLGIFDELDLFRLSAEAAKYKPLSKKLYYAGIGRAFFSSPKVQPYANLTGFGFNQVWIRGYELDAIEGQAYLMQQNTLRWKLFSREFDISNVMPVDQFNTIPLAIYVKGYFDQGYLWNDISYLENKPFANKYLYGYGLGVDIVSFYDFVFRIEHSWKHDGTSGIFFHFNSAF from the coding sequence TTGCCTGTTTCAGCACAGTCAATAAATTGGTCAGATTCAACTTCTGAAGTAAGCACAGATGAAAAGATAGAGAACAAACGCATAACCATTGATAAGATCTTTATTATAGGCAATAGGCGTACAAAAGAGCGTATCATATTGCGAGAACTTAATATCAATGAGGGTGAGGCTTTTTTATATGATGAGCTTCGGGAAATAATAAAACAAGACAGAAGGAAGTTAATGAACACCCAACTTTTTCTGGATGTAAAACTTAGCTTAATACAGCTGGATGAAAACATTGCTGACATTATTATTAGAGTAACAGAAAGGTGGTATACGGTTCCAACACCCTATTTTAAGCTTGCTGACAGGAACTTTAACGTCTGGATCTCTAATCAAAACCGGGATTGGAAAAGAGTAGAATACGGTTTAAAGTTTTTTAAGTATAATTTTCGTGGGCTCAACGAACAGATTTATTTCGCTTTTCAATTGGGGTTTACCAAGCAACTGGCACTGAGATACCGAATCCCTTATATAGATGAAGCCCAAAAAAATGGTCTTGAGTTTGGTTTTAGTTTTTCTGAGACTGCTAATATAAATTATACAACTTACGAGCACCGTCAGATTTTTACCGACTCACTGAATAAAGCTTCACAATCCACCATCGGATTGGTGGGTTGGCGATACCGTCCTTCTTTTTACAAGAATCACTTTATAGAATTCAGATACAATGATGTAAAAATAACTGATACGATCCGTGCCCTCAACCCCCAATACTTCCTTAATGATGGCAATCGTCAGCAATATTTAATGCTCTCCTATAGTTTTGAAAATGATCATCGCGACTTTGTTGGTTACCCCTTAAATGGATATCGCTGGCGAGCAGAAATTTCAAAACTTGGCTTGGGAATTTTCGATGAGCTAGACTTATTTCGTCTATCCGCAGAAGCAGCTAAATACAAACCTTTAAGCAAAAAACTATATTATGCAGGTATAGGCAGAGCTTTCTTCAGCTCTCCTAAGGTACAGCCATATGCCAACCTCACCGGCTTTGGTTTCAATCAGGTCTGGATCCGAGGCTACGAGCTTGATGCAATTGAAGGACAGGCCTACCTGATGCAGCAAAACACATTGAGGTGGAAGTTGTTCTCACGCGAGTTTGATATCAGCAACGTAATGCCAGTTGACCAATTCAATACTATTCCCCTTGCCATTTATGTAAAAGGGTATTTTGATCAGGGTTATTTATGGAATGATATATCATATCTTGAAAATAAACCCTTTGCAAATAAATACCTCTACGGCTATGGTTTAGGCGTTGACATTGTTTCCTTTTACGATTTTGTTTTTCGCATAGAACACTCCTGGAAACATGACGGTACATCCGGAATATTCTTTCATTTCAACAGTGCATTTTGA
- a CDS encoding 50S ribosomal protein L25/general stress protein Ctc — protein MKTVEIIGYKRANLGKKESKRLRAEGNVPCVVYGSGEQTHFYAPMILFRPLVYTPEAHMVDLNIEGNHIRCILQDIQFHPVNEVILHADFLELQEKKPVKMDIPLHLTGTAPGVSKGGTLMFKRRSLRLKALPKDMPEHINVDVSGLDFGKAIKVSDVEAENFEILDNPAVSIAVIEVPRALRGRTEDEEEVEEGVEEGAEE, from the coding sequence ATGAAAACAGTAGAGATTATAGGGTATAAAAGAGCAAATCTCGGAAAAAAAGAATCGAAGCGATTGCGTGCAGAAGGTAATGTACCTTGCGTAGTCTACGGAAGTGGAGAGCAAACACACTTCTATGCACCTATGATTCTGTTTCGCCCACTCGTGTATACGCCTGAAGCACACATGGTTGATCTCAATATTGAAGGAAATCATATAAGATGTATTTTACAGGACATTCAATTTCACCCGGTAAATGAGGTTATTTTACATGCAGATTTTCTTGAACTTCAAGAGAAAAAGCCAGTAAAAATGGATATCCCATTACATCTTACAGGCACAGCCCCCGGAGTAAGCAAAGGTGGTACCCTTATGTTCAAGAGAAGGTCACTCAGATTAAAAGCCCTTCCTAAAGATATGCCAGAGCATATCAATGTAGATGTTTCAGGACTAGATTTTGGCAAGGCTATCAAAGTAAGTGATGTGGAAGCTGAGAACTTTGAAATCCTCGACAACCCGGCGGTATCAATAGCTGTAATTGAGGTGCCTCGTGCATTGAGAGGAAGAACTGAGGATGAAGAAGAGGTGGAAGAAGGAGTAGAAGAAGGTGCTGAGGAGTAA
- the pth gene encoding aminoacyl-tRNA hydrolase, producing the protein MKFLIVGLGNPGPEYELNRHNIGFLTLDRLVDQHEVAFEQAKLGEVASFKAKGRSIYLLKPNTYMNRSGKAVNYWLQQLKVNIQNCLIVTDDIALPFGKLRMRAKGSSAGHNGLKDIESVVGGTQYPRLRFGVGNDFPKGRQVDYVLGNFPNDELEELPHLMDRAGEMIISFSTMGIERTMSQYND; encoded by the coding sequence ATGAAATTTTTAATTGTAGGCTTGGGTAATCCCGGGCCAGAATATGAATTAAACCGCCATAATATTGGCTTTCTGACTTTAGATCGTCTTGTTGATCAACATGAAGTAGCATTTGAGCAAGCAAAACTGGGCGAAGTTGCATCATTTAAAGCCAAAGGGAGAAGCATTTACTTGCTTAAGCCGAACACTTATATGAACAGGAGTGGAAAAGCTGTTAATTATTGGCTACAGCAGCTAAAAGTAAATATACAAAACTGTTTAATTGTAACTGATGATATAGCTTTACCATTTGGCAAGTTGAGGATGAGGGCCAAGGGCTCCAGCGCTGGTCATAATGGGTTAAAAGATATTGAATCTGTTGTAGGTGGTACTCAGTATCCCCGGCTTAGATTTGGTGTAGGAAATGATTTTCCTAAAGGAAGACAAGTAGATTATGTCTTGGGTAACTTTCCCAATGATGAATTGGAAGAACTGCCCCATCTTATGGACAGGGCAGGAGAGATGATCATTTCTTTTAGTACCATGGGCATTGAACGTACCATGAGCCAGTATAACGACTAA
- a CDS encoding undecaprenyl-phosphate glucose phosphotransferase, with protein sequence MTAFDFIKKSHYSKSLIILLLTADILVLILSFRLSYSFFYNANAISNNSTESLLVIFVLAWVIASLFGNIYHIDNLRKLGRIALVNFFGLMFSAIISGVYILWLYPNLFSPKFIFSVYALSYVLLFTLRFLELKGYKFLRSLKNTRKNIVVIGYTLSGKKLYNYFKDSAAYDYNFLGFFDDEVNDNELVLGKLNDIQKFCIREDVDEIYYALPNHAALVDRLAKFADENYMYFGLVQDIGGLSNKKIDTHLYDDGRIPIVTPRRDPLRFFFNQQVKRMFDIFFSAFVIFFIFPFIVPIVAFFIKIDSKGPVFFKQLRSGKNGKPFWCYKFRTMTVNSEADSKQATVNDSRVTKIGKILRKTSLDEIPQFYNVLIGEMSVVGPRPHMLKHTEEYSAIINNFNLRHFINSGITGYAQVNGYRGETKNNYQMEKRVMYDNWYLENWSLTLDIKIIIKTVVNAFKGEKNAY encoded by the coding sequence ATGACAGCCTTTGATTTTATAAAAAAGAGTCATTACTCAAAGTCTCTGATCATACTTCTACTGACAGCAGATATTCTAGTACTGATATTGTCTTTCAGGCTTTCTTATAGCTTTTTTTACAATGCAAATGCTATAAGTAATAATTCTACAGAAAGCCTTTTAGTGATATTTGTATTGGCATGGGTAATAGCCTCTTTATTTGGTAATATCTATCATATTGATAATTTAAGAAAGCTTGGCCGCATTGCTTTAGTCAATTTTTTTGGCCTGATGTTCAGCGCGATCATTTCAGGGGTTTATATCCTATGGTTATACCCTAACTTATTTTCTCCTAAGTTTATTTTCTCTGTTTATGCGCTTTCTTATGTGCTCTTATTTACCCTTAGGTTTCTCGAACTAAAGGGATATAAATTTCTTAGATCACTTAAAAACACCAGAAAAAACATTGTAGTAATAGGTTATACACTTTCGGGAAAAAAACTATACAATTATTTTAAAGATAGTGCGGCCTACGATTATAATTTTTTAGGTTTTTTTGATGATGAGGTAAATGACAATGAACTTGTACTTGGAAAGCTAAATGATATTCAGAAATTCTGCATCAGAGAAGATGTAGATGAAATTTACTATGCATTACCCAATCACGCAGCCTTAGTTGATCGTTTGGCAAAGTTTGCAGATGAAAATTATATGTATTTTGGATTAGTGCAGGATATAGGGGGGCTTTCTAACAAAAAAATAGATACTCATTTATATGATGATGGTCGAATTCCGATAGTGACACCCCGTCGTGATCCTTTACGCTTCTTTTTTAATCAGCAGGTAAAACGCATGTTTGATATATTTTTCTCAGCCTTTGTTATTTTTTTCATATTCCCTTTCATAGTCCCAATAGTAGCTTTCTTTATTAAAATTGACTCAAAAGGTCCCGTTTTCTTTAAACAGCTACGTTCGGGGAAAAACGGAAAACCTTTTTGGTGTTATAAGTTTCGGACAATGACAGTGAATAGTGAAGCAGATAGTAAACAAGCTACAGTAAATGATTCTAGAGTAACTAAAATAGGTAAGATACTTAGGAAAACCAGCCTGGATGAAATTCCACAGTTTTACAATGTGTTGATTGGTGAAATGTCTGTGGTAGGTCCAAGACCCCATATGTTAAAACATACTGAAGAATACTCTGCGATTATCAACAATTTTAATCTACGCCACTTTATTAATTCAGGGATAACAGGCTATGCTCAGGTCAACGGATACAGAGGGGAAACCAAGAATAATTATCAAATGGAAAAGAGAGTTATGTATGATAATTGGTATCTAGAAAACTGGAGCCTCACCTTAGATATTAAGATTATTATTAAAACAGTAGTAAATGCTTTCAAAGGCGAAAAGAACGCATATTAA
- a CDS encoding glycosyltransferase family 4 protein, with amino-acid sequence MSEFAGKHILIIIENLPAPFDRRVWQEACTLKEKGADVSIICPKMKGYTESYENINDIDIYRHPLPLEGSGALGYLFEYSTAIFWELFLSFKIFFKKRFHVIHGCNPPDLIFLTALPFKLFGVKYVFDHHDINPELYIAKFGKKDFFYRCMIWLEKLTFKTAEYSIATNESYKQIAIERGNMPADKVQVVRSGPSLERIKLTPGNEKYKKGRSYLIGYVGVIGVQEGLDLLLESVKYLITKRQDVQFAIVGGGTSLEDIQKMAKEMGLEDYVDFYGRVSDEKLLDVLNTCDVCVNPDKPTVMNNLSTMNKIMEYMALRKPIVQFDLKEGKASAQKASLYAKNNDTQDFADKIMWLLDHEKESSEMAEYGYNRVLSKLSWEHESVKLTKFYARVLNVKITKPARVLN; translated from the coding sequence ATGTCGGAATTTGCTGGTAAACACATATTGATCATCATTGAAAACCTGCCAGCCCCCTTTGATAGGAGGGTATGGCAGGAGGCCTGTACGCTCAAAGAAAAAGGCGCTGATGTAAGTATTATATGCCCTAAGATGAAGGGCTACACTGAGAGCTATGAAAATATCAATGATATTGATATTTACAGGCACCCTCTTCCTTTAGAAGGAAGTGGTGCGCTTGGCTACTTATTTGAATACAGCACAGCGATCTTTTGGGAGTTATTCCTGAGTTTTAAGATCTTTTTCAAAAAGCGTTTCCATGTGATTCATGGTTGTAATCCTCCCGACCTTATTTTTCTGACAGCATTGCCTTTCAAACTGTTCGGTGTGAAGTATGTCTTTGATCATCACGACATCAACCCCGAACTTTACATTGCTAAATTCGGGAAAAAAGATTTTTTCTATCGTTGCATGATTTGGTTAGAGAAGTTGACCTTTAAAACAGCTGAATATAGCATCGCTACTAATGAATCTTATAAGCAGATTGCCATTGAGCGAGGCAATATGCCTGCTGACAAGGTACAGGTAGTTAGAAGTGGCCCCAGCCTAGAAAGAATCAAACTTACTCCTGGAAACGAAAAATATAAAAAAGGCAGATCTTATTTGATAGGTTATGTAGGGGTAATCGGTGTACAGGAAGGCCTGGATTTATTACTTGAATCAGTAAAATACCTGATTACCAAAAGACAAGATGTACAATTTGCAATCGTTGGAGGTGGTACTTCATTGGAAGATATTCAGAAAATGGCCAAAGAGATGGGCCTCGAAGATTATGTTGACTTTTATGGTAGGGTAAGTGATGAAAAACTACTGGATGTGTTAAACACTTGTGACGTTTGCGTAAATCCAGACAAGCCTACTGTAATGAATAATCTCTCTACCATGAACAAGATCATGGAATATATGGCTTTAAGAAAGCCTATTGTTCAGTTTGACCTTAAAGAAGGCAAAGCCTCTGCTCAAAAAGCTTCTTTGTACGCAAAGAACAATGACACACAAGACTTTGCTGATAAAATCATGTGGCTACTTGATCATGAAAAAGAAAGTAGTGAGATGGCTGAGTATGGATATAATAGAGTGCTTAGTAAACTTTCCTGGGAACATGAGAGTGTTAAGTTAACTAAATTTTATGCCCGAGTTCTGAATGTAAAAATCACAAAACCAGCTAGAGTCTTAAATTGA
- a CDS encoding ribose-phosphate pyrophosphokinase: MPTVKIFSGGATKYLAEKIAQLYGKPLGEVNIEKFSDGEISPHFTESVRGCDVFLVQSTFAPSDNLMELLLLIDAARRASAKYVTAVVPYFGYARQDRKDKPRVAIGAKLIANLLSAAGADRLMTCDLHAGQIQGFFDFPVDHFSGSIIFVPYLSQLPTENLVFASPDVGGVKRTRNFAQYFQTDMVVCDKQRKRSNQVESMQVIGDVEDRDVVLVDDLVDTAGTLCKAAAIIKENGARSVRAISTHAVLSGNAYENIENSMLDELVVTDTIPLKKECSKIKVLTVAELFAGALTKIHKHESISPLFISKARF; this comes from the coding sequence ATGCCTACAGTCAAAATATTTTCCGGTGGAGCAACAAAATACTTGGCAGAAAAAATTGCGCAGCTATATGGAAAGCCGTTGGGTGAGGTGAATATAGAGAAATTTAGCGATGGAGAAATTTCACCCCATTTCACTGAGTCTGTAAGAGGTTGTGATGTCTTTTTAGTTCAGTCAACTTTTGCTCCGTCTGATAATTTGATGGAGCTACTTTTACTAATAGATGCTGCACGTAGAGCTAGCGCCAAATATGTTACTGCAGTAGTTCCATACTTTGGTTATGCCAGACAGGACAGAAAAGACAAACCAAGAGTTGCAATTGGAGCTAAACTGATTGCTAATTTGTTATCAGCAGCCGGAGCTGATCGTTTGATGACATGTGATCTTCATGCTGGTCAAATTCAGGGCTTTTTTGATTTCCCTGTAGACCACTTTAGTGGCAGCATCATATTCGTGCCATATCTAAGTCAATTGCCTACTGAAAACCTTGTTTTCGCTTCTCCTGACGTAGGTGGAGTAAAAAGGACCAGAAATTTTGCACAATATTTTCAAACTGATATGGTTGTCTGTGATAAGCAACGCAAGAGATCAAATCAGGTAGAAAGCATGCAGGTCATTGGAGATGTGGAAGATAGAGACGTAGTGTTAGTTGATGACCTGGTAGATACTGCTGGTACGCTTTGCAAAGCTGCAGCGATAATCAAAGAAAATGGCGCTCGTTCTGTCAGAGCCATTAGTACGCATGCTGTCTTGTCAGGTAATGCGTATGAAAATATAGAAAATTCTATGCTGGATGAATTGGTGGTAACAGATACCATACCACTAAAGAAGGAGTGCTCGAAAATAAAAGTATTGACAGTGGCTGAACTTTTCGCCGGAGCTTTAACTAAGATACATAAACACGAGTCTATCAGCCCGCTTTTTATAAGCAAAGCAAGATTTTAA
- the metG gene encoding methionine--tRNA ligase, which yields MSVTNNKPKRYTITAALPYANGPLHLGHIAGAYLPADIYVRYLRLTKKDVVFIGGSDEHGVAITLRAKKEGISPQEIIDKYHFLNKETFEKFGISFDMYHRTSEKIHHETSQEFFSTLYDKGEFIEKDSEQFYDEEFNQFLADRYIVGTCPICKYENAYGDQCENCGSSLNPTDLINPKSTLSGKAPILKETKHWYLPLDKYQPWLEKWLLEGKKGLWKSNVYGQCSAWLQAGLQPRAMTRDLDWGVDVPLPNTEGKKLYVWLDAPIGYISSTKQWAKDNHKDWELYWKQQPSEEDNSRLIHFIGKDNIVFHCIIFPSILHANGQYILPENVPANEFLNLEGKKISTSRNWAVWLHEYLEDFPNKQDILRYVLCSILPETKDSEFTWKDFQAKNNNELVAIYGNFINRTLILTHKYFDGFVPEADKFQIIDQEALGKIKSLTNKLSEAIENFRFREANAIMMDLARVGNKYLADTEPWKAIKEDENRVKTILNVALQIAGGLSILSEPFLPFTAQKLRDMLNIEAISWHKATEDVLIVAGHKIGKAELLFEKVEDEVVEAQIQKLLDARNEASTDYKATDPKAEIAFPDFEKVDIRVAKIIEAEKVKKSKKLLKLKVDTGIDQRTVLSGIAQFYKPEEVIGKQVCILVNLAPRKMMGVESQGMILMAEDHDGKLSFVQPEDSVSNGSQIS from the coding sequence ATGTCAGTAACTAACAACAAGCCCAAAAGATATACCATCACCGCTGCACTTCCTTATGCCAACGGACCACTTCATCTAGGGCATATTGCCGGAGCATATTTGCCAGCAGACATTTATGTGAGGTATCTCCGGCTTACAAAGAAGGATGTGGTATTCATAGGTGGTAGTGATGAACACGGAGTGGCCATTACATTGAGAGCGAAAAAAGAAGGAATATCGCCTCAGGAGATAATAGATAAGTACCACTTTCTCAATAAAGAAACCTTTGAGAAATTTGGAATTTCCTTTGACATGTACCACCGTACTTCGGAAAAGATACATCATGAGACTTCTCAGGAATTTTTCTCTACCTTATATGACAAAGGAGAGTTTATAGAAAAAGACAGTGAACAGTTTTATGACGAAGAATTCAATCAGTTTCTAGCTGACCGTTACATCGTTGGAACTTGTCCGATTTGTAAGTATGAAAACGCTTATGGTGATCAATGTGAAAACTGTGGTTCATCTTTAAACCCAACCGACCTTATTAATCCAAAATCCACTTTAAGCGGTAAAGCACCTATTCTTAAAGAAACCAAGCATTGGTATCTTCCTTTGGATAAATACCAACCCTGGCTAGAAAAGTGGCTGCTGGAAGGAAAAAAAGGGCTTTGGAAATCAAATGTCTATGGTCAGTGTAGTGCCTGGCTACAGGCAGGCCTCCAGCCTCGTGCCATGACACGCGACCTTGACTGGGGGGTTGATGTACCCTTGCCCAATACTGAAGGCAAAAAGCTTTACGTATGGCTGGATGCTCCTATCGGTTATATTTCATCCACTAAACAGTGGGCCAAAGACAACCATAAGGACTGGGAACTTTACTGGAAACAACAGCCCAGTGAAGAAGATAACAGTAGGCTTATTCATTTTATCGGTAAAGATAATATTGTTTTCCACTGCATCATCTTCCCTTCCATTCTGCACGCCAATGGTCAGTATATTTTACCGGAAAATGTACCTGCCAATGAATTTCTTAACCTTGAGGGCAAAAAGATATCCACCAGCAGAAACTGGGCAGTATGGCTACACGAATACCTGGAAGATTTTCCCAATAAACAGGACATATTGAGATACGTTTTGTGCAGTATATTGCCAGAAACCAAAGACAGCGAGTTTACGTGGAAGGATTTTCAGGCCAAAAATAACAACGAACTGGTTGCCATTTACGGTAATTTTATCAACAGGACCTTAATACTGACCCACAAATACTTTGATGGTTTTGTCCCAGAAGCTGATAAATTTCAAATTATAGATCAGGAAGCATTAGGCAAAATCAAATCTTTGACAAACAAGCTCTCTGAAGCAATAGAGAATTTCCGTTTTCGCGAGGCGAATGCGATCATGATGGACTTAGCCCGTGTAGGTAATAAATACCTGGCTGATACCGAACCCTGGAAGGCCATAAAAGAAGATGAAAACAGGGTAAAAACAATTCTGAATGTGGCGCTCCAAATTGCCGGAGGCTTGTCCATTCTATCTGAACCTTTTCTTCCATTTACTGCTCAAAAACTCCGAGATATGCTCAACATTGAGGCCATTTCTTGGCATAAAGCGACTGAAGACGTGCTCATTGTTGCCGGACATAAAATTGGTAAAGCTGAGCTTTTATTTGAGAAAGTAGAAGATGAAGTAGTAGAGGCACAAATTCAAAAGCTTCTGGATGCCAGAAACGAAGCATCTACTGACTATAAAGCCACTGATCCCAAAGCTGAAATTGCTTTTCCTGATTTTGAAAAAGTAGATATCAGAGTGGCTAAAATCATTGAAGCTGAAAAAGTCAAAAAGTCTAAAAAGCTGCTAAAACTAAAAGTAGATACCGGTATAGACCAGCGGACTGTGCTTAGCGGTATTGCCCAGTTTTACAAACCAGAAGAAGTAATAGGCAAACAAGTGTGCATTCTAGTGAATCTGGCACCCAGAAAAATGATGGGCGTAGAATCACAGGGCATGATACTAATGGCCGAAGACCATGACGGAAAGCTAAGCTTCGTACAGCCTGAAGACTCCGTAAGCAATGGAAGCCAAATCAGCTGA
- a CDS encoding M48 family metallopeptidase translates to MLNRSTFSFLLIIALVFSCQKVPLTGRQQFTPLPESQILSMSFQNYNQVLESSKLSNDQEEVQMIRRVGEKLASSVENYFRENNQAGRIDDFEWEFNLIEDDDMVNAWCMPGGKVAFYTGILPICEDEQGVATVMSHEIAHAIAKHGNERMAQQLGVQLGGMALSVALSEEPETTQQLAFAAFGLGTQYGLLLPYSRQHETEADEIGIYMMAMGGYDTNEAIDFWQRMAQQGGERPPEFMSTHPSPESRIEHIRKTIPKAEKYRGEY, encoded by the coding sequence ATGCTTAACCGAAGTACCTTTTCATTCTTACTCATTATTGCTTTGGTATTCAGTTGCCAAAAAGTGCCACTCACCGGGCGCCAACAATTTACTCCTCTTCCTGAAAGCCAGATTCTGAGTATGAGTTTTCAAAACTACAATCAGGTTTTGGAAAGCAGTAAACTATCTAATGACCAAGAAGAGGTCCAAATGATCAGGCGTGTTGGGGAAAAACTGGCAAGTTCAGTAGAAAATTACTTCCGTGAAAACAATCAAGCAGGCAGAATTGATGATTTTGAATGGGAATTTAACCTTATTGAAGATGATGATATGGTCAATGCATGGTGCATGCCGGGAGGAAAAGTAGCTTTTTATACTGGAATTTTGCCGATATGTGAAGATGAACAAGGTGTAGCTACTGTAATGTCTCATGAAATAGCCCACGCAATCGCCAAACATGGCAACGAAAGAATGGCTCAACAATTAGGTGTACAGCTAGGGGGTATGGCACTAAGTGTAGCATTAAGTGAAGAGCCAGAAACGACGCAGCAACTGGCTTTTGCTGCATTTGGCTTAGGGACTCAGTATGGCTTACTCTTACCCTACAGTAGACAGCATGAAACTGAAGCTGATGAAATTGGCATTTACATGATGGCGATGGGAGGTTATGACACCAATGAAGCTATCGATTTCTGGCAAAGAATGGCTCAGCAAGGTGGAGAAAGGCCTCCTGAATTTATGTCAACCCACCCCTCTCCCGAAAGCAGGATTGAGCATATTCGCAAAACTATACCAAAAGCAGAGAAGTATAGAGGGGAGTATTAA
- a CDS encoding UDP-glucose dehydrogenase family protein: protein MMKISVFGLGYVGAVSCACFAKLGHQVIGVDVSELKIKLINSGKSPIVEKDLDEYIEEGINNGNITATNNVENAVHNSEISIVCVGTPSQINGNIDLTYIYRVCSEIGEAIKTKNGFHTVVIRSTVVPGTIKQCAQIIEDASGKKHEVDFGVASNPEFLRESTAIEDFWNPPYSIIGTLSKQSEKKLVELYSDIDAPIYTLKPEESEMIKYANNNFHAVKVTFANEIGNICKELGVDGQKVMEVVSSDNKLNLSPYYMKPGFAFGGSCLPKDVRGLNYRAKTLDLKTPLLSSLMNSNNYQVERGLQMVYKTGKRKIGFLGFAFKAGTDDLRESPVVEIIETLLGKGYALSLYDSNILLSRLMGKNKDYLTGHIPHINRVLKDSVEDVINESDVIVFGNKSEEFKQALQNISEDKIIIDLVRIDKTRITKDNYVGICW from the coding sequence ATGATGAAAATAAGTGTATTTGGTCTTGGATATGTAGGTGCCGTGTCTTGCGCATGTTTTGCTAAGTTAGGCCATCAGGTAATTGGCGTTGATGTTAGCGAATTAAAGATAAAGCTTATCAACAGTGGCAAGTCTCCAATTGTAGAAAAAGATTTAGATGAGTACATAGAAGAAGGTATTAATAATGGCAATATAACAGCAACAAATAATGTAGAAAATGCTGTTCATAATTCAGAAATCTCAATTGTATGCGTAGGTACACCAAGCCAGATAAATGGGAATATTGACTTAACCTACATCTACCGAGTTTGTAGTGAGATTGGTGAAGCTATCAAAACTAAAAATGGTTTCCATACAGTGGTGATCAGAAGCACAGTGGTACCAGGTACAATCAAACAATGTGCTCAGATCATTGAAGATGCATCAGGAAAAAAACACGAAGTTGATTTTGGAGTAGCTTCCAACCCTGAGTTTCTAAGAGAAAGTACTGCTATTGAGGATTTCTGGAATCCTCCATACTCAATTATAGGTACACTAAGTAAGCAAAGTGAGAAAAAACTGGTTGAATTGTATAGCGACATTGACGCACCCATTTATACGCTTAAGCCAGAGGAATCTGAAATGATTAAGTATGCAAATAATAATTTTCATGCGGTAAAGGTCACTTTTGCTAATGAAATAGGAAATATCTGTAAAGAACTGGGAGTAGATGGGCAAAAGGTAATGGAGGTGGTTTCCAGTGATAATAAACTTAACCTGTCTCCTTACTATATGAAACCCGGCTTTGCATTTGGTGGGTCTTGCCTACCTAAAGATGTTAGGGGATTGAATTATCGTGCAAAGACGCTAGATCTTAAAACTCCTCTTTTAAGTAGTCTGATGAATAGTAATAATTATCAGGTGGAAAGAGGGCTACAAATGGTTTATAAAACAGGAAAGAGAAAAATAGGCTTTTTGGGTTTTGCGTTTAAAGCTGGTACCGACGATTTACGTGAAAGTCCAGTAGTTGAGATCATCGAAACCCTTTTGGGTAAAGGTTACGCACTTTCGTTATATGACAGTAATATCTTACTTTCCAGATTAATGGGAAAAAATAAAGATTATCTTACCGGTCATATCCCACATATTAACAGAGTACTTAAAGATTCTGTTGAGGATGTAATCAATGAATCGGATGTGATAGTATTTGGAAACAAATCTGAGGAGTTTAAGCAGGCTCTTCAAAACATATCTGAGGATAAAATTATTATTGACTTGGTTAGAATAGATAAAACCAGAATTACAAAAGATAACTATGTCGGAATTTGCTGGTAA